From Triticum aestivum cultivar Chinese Spring chromosome 4A, IWGSC CS RefSeq v2.1, whole genome shotgun sequence, a single genomic window includes:
- the LOC123088589 gene encoding sucrose:sucrose 1-fructosyltransferase produces the protein MDSSRVILIPGTPPLPYAAYEQLPSSSADAKQGQEEQRAGGGLRWRACAAVLAASAVVALVVAAAVFGAGGAGRDAVAASVPATSATGFPRSRGKEHGVSEKTSGAYSANGGFPWSNAMLQWQRTGYHFQPDKYYQNDPNGPVYYGGWYHFFYQYNPSGSVWEPQIVWGHAVSKDLIHWRHLPPALVPDQWYDIKGVLTGSITVLPDGKVVLLYTGNTETFAQVTCLAEPADPSDPLLREWVKHPANPVVFPPPGIGMKDFRDPTTAWFDESDGTWRTIIGSKNDSDHSGIVFSYKTKDFVSYELMPGYMYRGPKGTGEYECIDLYAVGGGRKASDMYNSTAEDVLYVLKESSDDDRHDWYSLGRFDAAANKWTPIDTELELGVGLRYDWGKYYASKSFYDPVKQRRVVWAYVGETDSERADITKGWANLQSIPRTVELDEKTRTNLIQWPVEELDTLRINTTDLSGFTVGAGSVVPLHLHQTAQLDIEATFRIDASAIEALNEADVSYNCTTSSGAATRGALGPFGLLVLANRALTEQTGVYFYVSKGLDGGLRTHFCHDELRSSHASDVVKRVVGSTVPVLDGEDFSVRVLVDHSIVQSFAMGGRLTATSRAYPTEAIYAAAGVYMFNNATGTSVTAEKLVVHDMDSSYNHIYTDDDLVVVN, from the exons ATGGACTCGTCTCGCGTCATACTCATCCCCGGCACGCCGCCGCTGCCGTACGCCGCCTACGAGcagctgccgtcctcctccgccgACGCCAAGCAGGGCCAGGAGGAGCAGCGGGCCGGCGGTGGCCTGAGGTGGCGCGCGTGCGCCGCCGTCCTGGCCGCCTCGGCCGTGGTGGCGCTCGTCGTGGCCGCCGCGGTCTTCGGCGCCGGCGGGGCGGGCCGTGACGCGGTGGCCGCCTCCGTGCCGGCGACCTCGGCGACGGGGTTCCCGAGGAGCAGGGGCAAGGAGCACGGCGTGTCGGAGAAGACGTCGGGGGCCTACTCCGCCAACGGCGGGTTCCCGTGGAGCAACGCCATGCTGCAGTGGCAGCGCACCGGCTACCATTTCCAGCCGGACAAGTACTACCAGAACG ATCCCAACG GTCCGGTGTACTACGGCGGATGGTACCACTTCTTCTACCAATACAACCCGTCGGGCTCCGTGTGGGAGCCCCAGATCGTGTGGGGCCACGCCGTGTCCAAGGACCTCATCCACTGGCGCCACCTCCCGCCGGCCCTGGTGCCCGACCAGTGGTACGACATCAAGGGCGTCCTCACCGGCTCCATCACCGTGCTCCCCGACGGCAAGGTCGTCCTCCTCTACACGGGCAACACCGAGACGTTCGCGCAGGTGACCTGCCTCGCGGAGCCCGCCGACCCGAGCGACCCGCTCCTCCGTGAGTGGGTGAAGCACCCCGCCAACCCCGTCGTGTTCCCGCCCCCCGGCATCGGCATGAAGGACTTCCGCGACCCCACCACGGCCTGGTTCGACGAGTCGGACGGCACGTGGCGCACCATCATCGGCTCCAAGAACGACTCGGACCACTCCGGCATCGTCTTCTCCTACAAGACCAAGGACTTCGTCAGCTACGAGCTGATGCCCGGGTACATGTACCGCGGCCCCAAGGGCACCGGCGAGTACGAGTGCATCGACCTCTACGCCGTCGGCGGGGGCCGCAAGGCCAGCGACATGTACAACTCGACGGCCGAGGACGTGCTGTACGTGCTCAAGGAGAGCAGCGACGACGACCGGCACGACTGGTACTCGCTGGGCCGGTTCGACGCCGCCGCCAACAAGTGGACGCCGATCGACACGGAGCTGGAGCTCGGCGTCGGGCTCCGGTACGACTGGGGCAAGTACTACGCGTCCAAGTCCTTCTACGACCCCGTGAAGCAGCGGCGCGTGGTGTGGGCGTACGTCGGCGAGACCGACTCGGAGCGCGCCGACATCACCAAGGGGTGGGCCAACCTCCAG TCGATTCCGAGGACGGTGGAGCTTGACGAGAAGACCCGAACGAACCTCATCCAATGGCCCGTGGAGGAGCTCGATACCCTCCGCATCAACACCACCGATCTCAGCGGCTTCACCGTTGGCGCCGGCTCCGTCGTCCCCCTCCACCTCCACCAGACCGCTCAGCTTGACATCGAGGCAACCTTCCGCATCGATGCCTCCGCCATCGAGGCCCTCAACGAGGCCGATGTTAGCTACAACTGCACCACTAGCAGCGGCGCCGCCACCCGCGGCGCGCTTGGGCCCTTCGGCCTTCTTGTCCTCGCCAACCGCGCCCTGACCGAACAGACGGGAGTCTACTTCTATGTGTCCAAGGGCCTCGATGGTGGTCTTCGGACTCACTTCTGCCACGACGAGTTGCGGTCGTCACACGCTAGTGATGTGGTGAAGCGGGTGGTGGGTAGCACGGTGCCGGTGCTCGACGGCGAGGATTTCTCCGTCAGGGTGCTCGTGGACCACTCCATTGTCCAGAGCTTCGCGATGGGCGGGAGGTTGACGGCAACGTCGAGGGCATACCCGACCGAGGCCATCTACGCGGCAGCGGGGGTCTACATGTTCAACAACGCCACCGGCACTAGCGTCACCGCCGAGAAGCTTGTCGTGCATGATATGGACTCATCGTACAACCATATATACACAGATGATGACTTGGTAGTTGTCAATTAG